A DNA window from Acetobacter aceti NBRC 14818 contains the following coding sequences:
- a CDS encoding TonB-dependent receptor gives MNRPVHPVTFLLVASPLLFSRHVLTPAHAAETGTTTATPVTAHPSAKTEPVKAVTATRDEHIIVTAHLDKQRASLQPSTGASVYHFTRADIERIPGGDNAPLNAVLLQAPGVAQDSYGQIHIRGDHNEVQFRLDGIALPEGLSVFGQTLMTRFAHSMSLTTGALPSEYGFLQAGVIDITTKNGTSDSGGNASIYGGARDYFFPSLQYGGHNGKWDYFATADFVHNRVGIENPTPDFNAIHDLSNQYHFLGHLRYTADENTRISFIAGVSNAQYELPNNPGQQRQFANPSFLNSALSQQVYGSVDSASLHEQQKEITDFGMLSLQKEMGKVSLQTSAIARYSSLGYSPDPLGDLVYNGIAQHAQRSVFSSGNQTDLTWRAAPKHTVRFGFQAYVERTISKSDATVYTQSGTDEDGNAEFDGQTQSIHDGTGRTGWIYGLYAQDEWRPFKNLTINYGLRFDGVDEYTHSKQVSPRINIVWTPWRGGTFHAGYSRYFTPPPFELVGGTQLDKYANTSGAPPNFQNTMVKAERDHYFDAGFAQEILPHWHASFDAYVKLARNMIDEGQFGSPIILSAFNYKRGQVNGYEVTTDYSHGPFTVYGNFSWSRAIGKNIVSAQWNMSPDDLAYISNHWVHVDHDQRWTASAGGSYTAFRKTGHPTRLSATMVYGSGLREDSVIPNGASLPQYVTFNLGIVQSFDNLFHTPFLKRTELRLDVTNLFDRRYMLRSGSGIGVGAPQYGLRRTILTGISQRF, from the coding sequence ATGAATCGCCCTGTCCATCCCGTTACCTTTCTGCTCGTCGCCAGTCCGTTGCTGTTCTCCCGGCACGTGCTCACGCCTGCCCATGCCGCTGAGACAGGAACGACAACAGCTACGCCAGTAACAGCACACCCTTCAGCCAAAACAGAGCCGGTCAAAGCGGTGACGGCGACCCGTGACGAGCACATCATCGTCACGGCGCATCTGGACAAGCAACGCGCCAGCCTTCAGCCGTCAACGGGTGCGAGCGTCTACCACTTCACACGTGCGGATATCGAAAGAATCCCCGGCGGCGACAACGCGCCTCTGAACGCAGTTCTTCTGCAGGCTCCGGGTGTGGCGCAGGACAGTTATGGGCAGATCCATATTCGTGGTGATCATAACGAGGTGCAGTTCCGCCTTGATGGCATCGCACTTCCGGAAGGTCTAAGCGTCTTCGGGCAGACACTCATGACCCGTTTCGCGCACTCAATGTCCCTGACGACAGGTGCATTGCCCAGCGAATACGGCTTTCTGCAGGCGGGCGTGATCGATATCACAACCAAGAACGGCACGTCTGACAGTGGCGGCAATGCTTCCATTTATGGAGGTGCCCGTGATTATTTCTTCCCATCCCTCCAGTATGGTGGCCACAATGGGAAATGGGATTACTTCGCGACCGCAGACTTTGTGCATAATCGCGTCGGCATCGAAAATCCCACACCGGATTTCAACGCGATCCATGATCTGAGCAATCAGTATCACTTCCTTGGACATCTGCGTTACACGGCTGACGAAAACACACGTATCAGCTTCATCGCCGGTGTATCGAACGCCCAGTATGAGCTTCCGAACAATCCCGGCCAGCAGAGGCAGTTTGCCAATCCATCGTTTCTGAACAGCGCCCTTTCGCAGCAGGTTTACGGCAGCGTGGACAGTGCTTCCCTGCATGAGCAGCAGAAGGAAATCACTGATTTCGGAATGCTGTCCCTTCAGAAGGAAATGGGAAAAGTCAGCCTGCAGACTTCAGCGATCGCCCGGTACAGTTCTCTGGGATACTCGCCAGATCCGCTCGGTGATCTTGTCTATAACGGCATCGCCCAGCACGCCCAGCGCTCTGTCTTTTCGTCCGGCAATCAGACCGATCTTACATGGCGTGCAGCCCCGAAGCACACAGTCAGATTCGGTTTTCAGGCTTATGTAGAAAGAACCATTTCCAAGTCGGATGCCACTGTCTACACGCAGAGCGGCACAGATGAAGACGGCAATGCCGAATTCGATGGCCAGACACAGTCCATTCATGACGGCACAGGCCGCACTGGCTGGATCTACGGATTGTATGCGCAGGATGAATGGCGTCCTTTCAAGAACCTGACCATCAATTACGGTCTACGTTTTGACGGTGTGGATGAATACACACACTCCAAGCAGGTCAGCCCGCGTATCAATATTGTCTGGACGCCGTGGAGAGGCGGCACATTCCACGCCGGTTATTCCCGCTACTTCACGCCACCACCGTTTGAGCTGGTTGGTGGAACACAGCTGGATAAATACGCCAACACATCCGGTGCGCCACCGAATTTCCAGAACACGATGGTCAAGGCTGAGCGCGATCATTATTTCGACGCCGGTTTCGCACAGGAAATCCTGCCGCACTGGCACGCGTCTTTCGATGCCTATGTCAAACTGGCCCGCAACATGATCGATGAGGGACAGTTCGGCTCACCCATCATTCTGTCGGCGTTCAATTATAAGCGAGGTCAGGTCAACGGCTATGAGGTGACCACCGACTACTCACACGGTCCCTTCACTGTTTACGGCAACTTCTCATGGTCACGCGCCATTGGAAAAAACATCGTGTCCGCGCAGTGGAATATGTCGCCTGACGACCTCGCCTATATCAGCAATCACTGGGTCCATGTGGACCATGACCAGCGCTGGACGGCATCCGCCGGGGGGAGCTACACGGCATTCCGCAAGACCGGTCATCCTACACGCCTGTCCGCAACAATGGTTTATGGCAGTGGTCTTCGCGAAGATTCAGTGATCCCCAACGGCGCGTCCCTACCGCAGTATGTCACCTTCAACCTTGGCATTGTTCAGTCGTTCGACAACCTGTTCCATACGCCGTTCCTGAAACGGACCGAACTGCGTCTGGATGTGACCAACCTCTTCGATCGCCGCTACATGCTTCGCAGCGGCTCGGGCATCGGTGTCGGAGCGCCTCAGTACGGACTGAGACGAACGATCCTGACTGGTATTTCGCAGAGGTTCTGA